From Trichoplusia ni isolate ovarian cell line Hi5 chromosome 11, tn1, whole genome shotgun sequence, the proteins below share one genomic window:
- the LOC113499101 gene encoding senecionine N-oxygenase-like isoform X1: MVRTIVFVFLLQICVCVYSKTAVKNKRVCVIGAGIAGLSSARYLKEEGINFTVLEATRYVGGTWRYDPRVGTDENGQPLHTSMYKHLRTNLPKPTMELRSFPLPDNLPSFPTWKDFYHYLQDYAEHFDILKHIQFLHNVVLVTRVDDVWKVKHVHVQTNETFEEEYDYVILGNGHFSKPNMPNNPGEELFKGTIIHSHDYRDPELYRNRRVLIVGAGPSGMDIGMDVGEVSSRLVHSHHSKIFYRTPFPAHFVKKPDIKEFNETGVIFKDDSYEEVDDVIYCTGFQYDYPFLDETSGLNLNPKSVTPLYRYMVNINQPSMIVLGLVVRACLVVALDAQARYTTALIKGNFTLPPRDQMMEEWQKRADTIRSKGLSMSYIHILAEKEDQYYADLTEESGIERVPPVMFKIRTLDTEAKLENLYTFRNYEYTVLDNFTFTRKLEDPAVRRRFNIWQPKSG; encoded by the exons atggtcaggactattgtttttgtgtttctgTTACAAatatgtgtttgtgtgtatAGTAAGACAGCTGTCAAG AACAAGCGTGTTTGTGTGATCGGGGCCGGAATAGCAGGGTTGTCATCCGCGAGATACTTAAAGGAGGAAGGAATTAACTTTACGGTACTAGAAGCTACGCGATATGTGGGGGGCACGTGGAGATATGATCCACGCGTTGGAACCGACGAAAATGGACAACCTCTACACACCAGTATGTATAAACATTTACG AACAAACCTACCAAAACCCACGATGGAGTTGAGAAGTTTTCCGTTACCTGACAACCTACCTTCGTTCCCTACTTGGAAAGATTTTTACCATTACCTACAAGATTACGCTGaacattttgacattttaaaacatattcag TTTCTACACAATGTAGTCCTAGTAACAAGAGTCGATGATGTATGGAAAGTGAAACATGTGCACGTCCAAACTAACGAGACCTTTGAGGAAGAATACGATTACGTGATCCTGGGCAACGGCCACTTCAGCAAACCCAACATGCCGAACAATCCCGGAGAAGAACTATTTAAAG GCACAATAATTCACAGCCACGACTACAGAGATCCTGAGCTGTACAGGAACCGTCGAGTGCTGATAGTTGGAGCTGGACCTTCGGGCATGGACATCGGTATGGATGTAGGTGAAGTCAGCAGTCGCCTTGTACATAGTCACCACTCTAAGATCTTCTATAGAACACCCTTCCCTGCACATTTCGTCAAGAAACCAGACATCAAAGAGTTTAATGAAACCGGAGTCATATTTAAGGATGACTCTTATGAAGAGGTTGACGATGTTATTTACTGTACAG GTTTTCAATACGACTACCCGTTCCTGGACGAGACTAGCGGCTTGAACCTGAACCCCAAGAGCGTGACGCCGCTGTACCGGTACATGGTGAACATCAACCAGCCTTCCATGATCGTCTTGGGGCTGGTGGTGAGAGCCTGCTTGGTGGTGGCTCTTGATGCACAG GCTCGGTACACAACAGCTCTCATAAAAGGCAACTTCACTCTCCCTCCACGTGATCAGATGATGGAGGAATGGCAGAAGAGGGCCGACACCATTCGTTCAAAAGGACTTTCCATGTCTTACATTCACATACTTGCTGAGAAAGAG gatcaATACTATGCTGATCTGACGGAGGAATCTGGTATCGAGAGAGTACCACCAGTCATGTTCAAGATCCGGACTCTGGACACAGAAGCCAAGCTAGAGAATCTATACACGTTTAGAAACTACGAGTACACTGTCCTCGACAATTTTACGTTTACGCGGAAATTGGAAGACCCCGCTGTGAGACGAAGGTTTAATATATGGCAACCAAAATCtggttag
- the LOC113499101 gene encoding senecionine N-oxygenase-like isoform X2 produces MTNKRVCVIGAGIAGLSSARYLKEEGINFTVLEATRYVGGTWRYDPRVGTDENGQPLHTSMYKHLRTNLPKPTMELRSFPLPDNLPSFPTWKDFYHYLQDYAEHFDILKHIQFLHNVVLVTRVDDVWKVKHVHVQTNETFEEEYDYVILGNGHFSKPNMPNNPGEELFKGTIIHSHDYRDPELYRNRRVLIVGAGPSGMDIGMDVGEVSSRLVHSHHSKIFYRTPFPAHFVKKPDIKEFNETGVIFKDDSYEEVDDVIYCTGFQYDYPFLDETSGLNLNPKSVTPLYRYMVNINQPSMIVLGLVVRACLVVALDAQARYTTALIKGNFTLPPRDQMMEEWQKRADTIRSKGLSMSYIHILAEKEDQYYADLTEESGIERVPPVMFKIRTLDTEAKLENLYTFRNYEYTVLDNFTFTRKLEDPAVRRRFNIWQPKSG; encoded by the exons ATGACG AACAAGCGTGTTTGTGTGATCGGGGCCGGAATAGCAGGGTTGTCATCCGCGAGATACTTAAAGGAGGAAGGAATTAACTTTACGGTACTAGAAGCTACGCGATATGTGGGGGGCACGTGGAGATATGATCCACGCGTTGGAACCGACGAAAATGGACAACCTCTACACACCAGTATGTATAAACATTTACG AACAAACCTACCAAAACCCACGATGGAGTTGAGAAGTTTTCCGTTACCTGACAACCTACCTTCGTTCCCTACTTGGAAAGATTTTTACCATTACCTACAAGATTACGCTGaacattttgacattttaaaacatattcag TTTCTACACAATGTAGTCCTAGTAACAAGAGTCGATGATGTATGGAAAGTGAAACATGTGCACGTCCAAACTAACGAGACCTTTGAGGAAGAATACGATTACGTGATCCTGGGCAACGGCCACTTCAGCAAACCCAACATGCCGAACAATCCCGGAGAAGAACTATTTAAAG GCACAATAATTCACAGCCACGACTACAGAGATCCTGAGCTGTACAGGAACCGTCGAGTGCTGATAGTTGGAGCTGGACCTTCGGGCATGGACATCGGTATGGATGTAGGTGAAGTCAGCAGTCGCCTTGTACATAGTCACCACTCTAAGATCTTCTATAGAACACCCTTCCCTGCACATTTCGTCAAGAAACCAGACATCAAAGAGTTTAATGAAACCGGAGTCATATTTAAGGATGACTCTTATGAAGAGGTTGACGATGTTATTTACTGTACAG GTTTTCAATACGACTACCCGTTCCTGGACGAGACTAGCGGCTTGAACCTGAACCCCAAGAGCGTGACGCCGCTGTACCGGTACATGGTGAACATCAACCAGCCTTCCATGATCGTCTTGGGGCTGGTGGTGAGAGCCTGCTTGGTGGTGGCTCTTGATGCACAG GCTCGGTACACAACAGCTCTCATAAAAGGCAACTTCACTCTCCCTCCACGTGATCAGATGATGGAGGAATGGCAGAAGAGGGCCGACACCATTCGTTCAAAAGGACTTTCCATGTCTTACATTCACATACTTGCTGAGAAAGAG gatcaATACTATGCTGATCTGACGGAGGAATCTGGTATCGAGAGAGTACCACCAGTCATGTTCAAGATCCGGACTCTGGACACAGAAGCCAAGCTAGAGAATCTATACACGTTTAGAAACTACGAGTACACTGTCCTCGACAATTTTACGTTTACGCGGAAATTGGAAGACCCCGCTGTGAGACGAAGGTTTAATATATGGCAACCAAAATCtggttag